A part of Oligoflexus sp. genomic DNA contains:
- a CDS encoding TrmH family RNA methyltransferase, translating into MITITSPQNQKIKDVIKLRESKARRQTGLFVLEGAREIDRALASAYVLRSLYVCHDVLSPEARDLSTRIDDRLKLNITSEVFAKLAVREGSDGLVAVLEQKTFDFTSLPNKPDPWLLVLENIEKPGNFGALARSADGAGVDAIVVLDPKADPYNPNALRASVGALFTRPLIITDHETFAAYCAQKKIRILTASPFAEAYHFQADLRGPLAIVLGSEAWGLSPAWSKLENIPVKIPMQGLADSLNVSVAGAVILYEALRQRWTP; encoded by the coding sequence ATGATCACCATCACAAGCCCCCAGAATCAGAAGATCAAGGATGTCATCAAACTGCGGGAAAGCAAGGCGCGGAGGCAGACCGGGCTTTTCGTTCTGGAAGGCGCGCGGGAAATCGATCGCGCGCTGGCGAGTGCTTATGTTCTGAGATCCCTTTACGTCTGTCATGACGTTTTAAGCCCCGAGGCCCGGGACCTGAGCACCCGTATCGACGACAGGCTGAAGCTGAACATCACGAGCGAGGTCTTTGCCAAGCTCGCTGTGCGTGAAGGCAGTGATGGTCTGGTTGCGGTTTTGGAGCAGAAGACTTTTGATTTCACAAGCCTTCCGAATAAACCCGATCCCTGGCTCTTGGTGCTGGAAAACATCGAAAAACCCGGGAATTTCGGAGCGCTCGCGCGCAGCGCGGATGGGGCCGGCGTGGATGCCATCGTCGTGCTCGATCCCAAGGCCGATCCTTATAATCCAAATGCTTTGCGGGCCAGTGTGGGCGCTCTATTCACCCGGCCTTTGATCATCACCGATCATGAAACTTTCGCGGCCTACTGCGCGCAGAAGAAGATTCGGATTCTGACCGCATCCCCTTTTGCGGAAGCCTATCATTTCCAGGCCGATCTGCGAGGTCCTTTGGCTATCGTACTCGGATCCGAGGCCTGGGGTCTTTCCCCGGCCTGGAGCAAGCTTGAAAATATTCCGGTGAAGATTCCGATGCAGGGCCTTGCCGACTCTTTGAATGTGTCGGTGGCGGGCGCCGTTATTCTCTATGAGGCCCTGCGGCAGCGTTGGACGCCGTAA
- a CDS encoding RecQ family ATP-dependent DNA helicase, with protein sequence MHENILQAGIASPGRPLFEQMAARLGVPRLYDYQVEAVTEVLNGHDCFVVVPTGGGKSFCYLIPALVSPGLVLVVSPLIALMRDQQRQLQELSIPSLSFDSMMSMDEKREAREKILAQKLKVLYVSPERLALPGFRDLLKDLPLALIAIDEAHCVHQWGMGFRAEYRRLGTYLDEIGPAPRMALTATVTADERREIIRILGMREPKQILRAAPRDNLELIVHRHDKVDSQKLRVVESLKEAEGQGIVYAATRKSAEEMFHKLRQAKIPVGLYHGGMRNDERMRAQEAFCEQKLQVMVATKAFGMGINLPSIRYVYHANMPCSVESYTQEIGRAGRDGAQALCHLHYGPRDYYIQKFMIEKSYPTEMDLLKVHGILLDLFQQRSGYRETELLQKLVVQTDLDRDTIRTAMDFLYREQAFCLTDLPPESSIFGDWESFVTAGDDAHTLDSLLQALRKQVAWKFDKLNAMHKLVKQASCPRLYIEGYFR encoded by the coding sequence ATGCACGAGAATATACTCCAGGCTGGAATCGCCTCGCCGGGTCGTCCTCTCTTCGAACAGATGGCCGCGCGCTTAGGTGTTCCTCGCCTTTATGACTATCAAGTGGAAGCCGTTACCGAAGTTTTGAACGGACACGATTGTTTCGTCGTCGTCCCGACCGGTGGCGGCAAAAGCTTTTGTTATCTCATTCCCGCTCTGGTTTCCCCTGGCCTTGTGCTGGTGGTGTCGCCGCTCATCGCCCTGATGCGCGATCAGCAGCGTCAGCTGCAGGAACTTTCCATTCCTTCATTGTCCTTCGACAGCATGATGTCGATGGATGAAAAACGCGAAGCGCGGGAGAAGATTCTCGCCCAGAAGCTGAAAGTCCTTTACGTATCACCGGAGCGTCTGGCTTTGCCTGGCTTCCGTGATCTTTTGAAGGATCTTCCTCTGGCTCTGATTGCCATTGATGAGGCGCACTGCGTGCATCAATGGGGTATGGGCTTCCGCGCCGAGTATCGCCGCCTGGGCACCTATCTCGATGAGATCGGCCCCGCGCCGCGCATGGCTTTGACGGCCACCGTCACGGCGGATGAACGCCGCGAGATCATCCGCATCCTGGGCATGCGGGAACCCAAACAGATCTTGCGCGCGGCGCCACGCGATAACCTTGAACTCATCGTGCATCGACACGATAAGGTGGATTCGCAGAAGCTGCGGGTCGTGGAAAGCCTGAAGGAAGCGGAAGGGCAGGGTATCGTCTATGCCGCGACCAGGAAGTCCGCCGAAGAGATGTTCCATAAGCTCAGGCAGGCGAAAATTCCGGTCGGCCTTTACCATGGCGGCATGCGGAATGATGAACGCATGCGGGCGCAGGAGGCTTTTTGCGAGCAGAAACTGCAGGTGATGGTCGCCACCAAAGCCTTCGGCATGGGCATCAACCTGCCTTCGATTCGCTATGTTTATCATGCAAACATGCCATGCTCGGTCGAGTCCTATACTCAGGAAATCGGCCGGGCCGGACGCGACGGTGCTCAGGCCCTCTGTCATCTGCATTATGGCCCGCGCGATTATTACATTCAAAAGTTCATGATCGAGAAAAGCTATCCGACCGAGATGGATCTTTTGAAGGTCCACGGCATACTGCTCGATCTTTTTCAGCAGCGCAGCGGCTATCGCGAGACGGAACTTTTGCAGAAGCTCGTTGTGCAAACCGATCTGGATCGCGATACGATTCGGACCGCTATGGATTTTCTGTATCGCGAGCAGGCCTTCTGCCTCACGGACCTGCCGCCCGAGAGCAGCATCTTCGGGGATTGGGAATCCTTTGTGACCGCAGGGGATGATGCCCATACTCTGGATAGCCTTTTACAAGCTCTCCGCAAGCAGGTAGCATGGAAATTCGATAAGCTCAACGCCATGCACAAACTTGTCAAGCAGGCGAGCTGCCCGCGACTTTACATCGAAGGTTACTTCCGCTGA
- a CDS encoding class I SAM-dependent methyltransferase, producing the protein MDMTYTLIDSGNFQKLEQVGPYRMVRPSPQAVWTPRLGEEQWNRVDARYARFSGGDGKWTFFNKKMKDQFVIDYGGLRLQMDLTDFGHLGLFAEQASNWQRIRKLCYDGSREGREFHVLNLFAYTGGSTLAAAQGGAKVAHVDASKTSVAWARQNAELNELASAEIRWLVEDVQKYVAREVRREKKYHGIILDPPSFGRGTKNEVWKIEEHLVPLLDGLKELLAPDFKFILLSSHSNGYTPVAMRNLLLPLIGPVPGRFIEEEMLVREKDSGRALPSGSNTWFIRD; encoded by the coding sequence ATGGATATGACCTACACACTGATCGACTCCGGAAACTTTCAAAAGCTTGAACAGGTTGGACCTTATCGCATGGTGCGTCCCTCGCCCCAGGCCGTGTGGACCCCCAGGCTCGGTGAAGAACAATGGAACCGTGTGGATGCGCGCTATGCACGCTTCAGCGGTGGTGATGGCAAATGGACCTTCTTCAATAAGAAGATGAAGGATCAGTTTGTTATAGATTACGGTGGACTGAGGCTGCAGATGGACCTGACCGACTTTGGTCACCTTGGGCTGTTCGCCGAGCAGGCGAGCAACTGGCAGCGCATCCGTAAGCTTTGCTATGATGGCTCCCGCGAGGGTCGTGAATTTCACGTTCTGAATCTTTTCGCCTATACCGGCGGTTCGACCCTGGCGGCCGCGCAGGGCGGAGCGAAGGTCGCTCATGTCGATGCCTCGAAAACTTCGGTCGCGTGGGCCCGGCAGAATGCGGAGCTGAACGAACTCGCTTCGGCGGAAATTCGCTGGCTCGTCGAGGATGTTCAAAAGTATGTCGCGCGCGAAGTGCGGCGCGAGAAAAAATATCACGGTATCATTCTTGATCCTCCCAGCTTTGGCCGCGGCACGAAGAATGAAGTCTGGAAGATCGAAGAGCACCTTGTGCCTTTGCTTGATGGGCTGAAAGAACTTTTGGCGCCGGATTTCAAATTCATTCTCTTGAGTTCGCACTCCAACGGCTATACGCCCGTGGCCATGCGGAATCTCCTTTTGCCGCTGATCGGCCCGGTTCCGGGACGTTTTATCGAAGAGGAAATGCTGGTTCGGGAAAAGGATTCCGGTCGGGCTTTGCCCAGCGGATCCAACACCTGGTTTATTCGGGATTAA
- a CDS encoding TIGR02147 family protein: protein MKKPGLKEIVKKDVKPSAYLDYRLFFKALYEHRKEAGEYSYQKFAEDLGFKATTVMHQIVHGYRPLTDKAAVSVIEKLDLEAAEAHYLSALVSFCNAKTSVKREEYFQKLQTLKRKTLPDELDKDMLEYFSVWYNPVIWELIGTQGFQADVNWIAKRIIPNLKPAQVKTSLELLERLNLIVFDPELKTYRQTKDRVSTGHRIKGMALVSYHSSMIDHAKAALTSISGQRRDVSAVTVSVNEETAKKLRAMIHTFQLQLLDEADRAGVGDEIYQINIQLFPFTE, encoded by the coding sequence TTGAAGAAGCCAGGACTAAAAGAGATCGTGAAGAAGGATGTGAAGCCGAGTGCCTATCTCGACTATCGCCTCTTCTTCAAGGCGCTCTATGAGCACAGAAAAGAGGCGGGCGAGTATTCCTATCAAAAATTTGCTGAGGACCTTGGTTTCAAAGCCACGACCGTCATGCACCAGATCGTTCATGGCTATCGTCCCCTGACGGACAAGGCCGCAGTGAGCGTCATAGAAAAGCTGGACCTTGAAGCCGCTGAGGCTCATTATCTGAGCGCCCTCGTATCCTTCTGCAACGCGAAGACCTCGGTCAAGCGCGAGGAATACTTTCAAAAGCTGCAGACGCTCAAAAGGAAAACGCTGCCCGATGAGCTCGACAAGGATATGCTGGAATACTTCTCGGTCTGGTATAATCCTGTGATCTGGGAATTGATTGGCACTCAAGGCTTCCAAGCGGATGTGAACTGGATTGCCAAGCGCATCATCCCGAACCTGAAGCCGGCTCAGGTCAAGACCAGCCTGGAACTTCTGGAACGGCTCAACCTGATCGTCTTTGATCCGGAACTAAAAACCTATCGCCAGACCAAAGACCGCGTGAGCACGGGTCACCGCATCAAAGGTATGGCGCTAGTCAGTTACCACAGCAGTATGATCGATCACGCCAAGGCAGCTTTGACTTCCATCAGCGGCCAGCGGCGTGACGTGAGTGCTGTGACTGTCAGTGTGAATGAAGAAACCGCGAAGAAATTGCGCGCGATGATCCACACGTTCCAACTGCAACTCCTGGATGAAGCGGATCGGGCCGGAGTCGGCGATGAGATCTATCAGATTAACATCCAACTCTTTCCCTTTACCGAGTGA
- a CDS encoding MBL fold metallo-hydrolase → MKITILGSGTSTGVPVIGCPCAVCRSPDIRNKRTRASIAVQEGSETLLIDTSPEMRLQVLAAGIVDISAVLYTHTHADHTQGFDDLRGFYFRSRKAVDCYLMEEYHAEFRERFRYAFEDTGYQGATPQVNLKAMPLNQFNLGSFVIEPVRLPHGHVNTCGFRFGNFVYATDFKRFPADVIEKWRGHIHTMVASGIHFGTHKAHSVIPETIELFRQLGVKRGIISHLAHDVDYAKHNAEMPPGVELAYDGMTIDLGATVS, encoded by the coding sequence GTGAAAATTACGATTTTGGGCTCGGGTACGTCCACAGGCGTGCCGGTCATTGGCTGTCCCTGTGCTGTCTGTAGGAGCCCGGATATTCGCAATAAGAGGACCCGTGCCTCGATAGCGGTGCAAGAGGGTTCCGAAACCCTGCTCATCGATACCTCTCCCGAAATGCGGCTGCAGGTCCTGGCGGCCGGCATCGTCGATATCTCCGCAGTTCTGTACACGCACACGCATGCCGATCACACGCAGGGCTTCGATGATCTGCGCGGCTTTTACTTTCGCAGCCGCAAGGCTGTGGACTGCTATCTGATGGAAGAGTATCACGCCGAATTTCGGGAACGCTTCCGCTACGCATTTGAGGACACGGGCTATCAAGGCGCTACGCCCCAGGTCAACCTGAAAGCCATGCCGCTCAATCAGTTTAACCTGGGCAGCTTCGTCATTGAGCCGGTCCGCCTTCCGCATGGCCATGTCAACACCTGCGGGTTTCGCTTCGGAAACTTCGTCTATGCCACGGATTTCAAACGCTTCCCCGCGGATGTCATCGAAAAGTGGCGCGGACACATTCATACCATGGTGGCCAGTGGAATTCATTTTGGCACCCATAAGGCTCACAGTGTCATCCCGGAAACCATTGAACTCTTTCGCCAACTCGGCGTGAAACGCGGCATCATTTCCCATCTGGCCCATGATGTGGACTATGCCAAACATAACGCAGAAATGCCGCCGGGCGTGGAGCTGGCTTACGATGGAATGACGATTGACCTGGGGGCTACCGTATCGTAA
- a CDS encoding CBS domain-containing protein, whose product MEKNREPIAKFMTRTPHSIEPGQPLEEARKIMGRHDIRHLPVLSGGRIVGLLSERDLTYIRTLPGVGQDLKVKDAMVYDPVLVSESESLRDVAQKMAAAHIGSVLVCDSRSRLTGIFTYTDALRVLGES is encoded by the coding sequence ATGGAAAAAAACCGCGAACCCATCGCAAAATTCATGACCCGCACACCGCATTCCATCGAACCAGGTCAGCCGCTGGAAGAGGCCCGAAAAATTATGGGCCGGCATGATATTCGTCATCTGCCTGTGCTCTCGGGTGGTCGTATCGTGGGACTGCTCTCGGAACGGGATCTGACTTACATCCGCACGCTGCCGGGCGTAGGCCAGGATCTGAAGGTGAAGGATGCGATGGTCTATGATCCCGTCCTGGTGTCCGAATCGGAATCGCTTCGCGATGTGGCTCAAAAGATGGCCGCGGCCCATATCGGATCCGTCCTGGTGTGCGACAGTCGCAGCAGGCTCACCGGAATTTTCACCTACACGGATGCTTTGCGTGTGCTGGGGGAAAGTTGA
- a CDS encoding peptidylprolyl isomerase, with protein MTDVKQQVKDIEKTIDFNKNRYQVNLTTNHGPIHLEFFPDVAPGHVKNMISLTKAGFYNNLSFHRVIKGFMIQGGCPKGSGIGGPGYTIPAEFNNRPHEPGVLSMARTNDPNSAGSQFFICLERVPYLDGQYTVFGRTADKESLETVKKIGEVKTGPQDRPIDSVTITKAEVVETPL; from the coding sequence ATGACAGATGTGAAGCAGCAAGTCAAAGATATCGAGAAGACGATAGACTTTAACAAGAACCGATACCAAGTCAACCTGACAACCAACCATGGTCCCATCCATCTGGAATTCTTTCCTGACGTGGCTCCTGGCCATGTGAAGAATATGATTTCGCTGACCAAAGCCGGTTTTTACAACAACCTGAGCTTCCACCGGGTCATCAAAGGCTTCATGATTCAGGGCGGCTGTCCCAAGGGTTCCGGCATCGGCGGCCCGGGCTACACCATTCCCGCTGAATTCAATAATCGCCCGCATGAGCCAGGCGTTCTTTCCATGGCACGAACCAACGATCCCAATTCTGCTGGTTCACAATTCTTCATCTGTTTGGAGCGCGTGCCCTATCTGGACGGCCAATACACCGTGTTTGGTCGCACAGCGGACAAAGAAAGTCTCGAAACCGTCAAGAAGATTGGCGAGGTGAAGACGGGTCCTCAGGATCGTCCTATCGACTCTGTGACGATCACCAAGGCTGAAGTGGTGGAAACCCCACTGTGA
- a CDS encoding sulfite oxidase heme-binding subunit YedZ, whose amino-acid sequence MRYFGWSLGLVPILWLTYVFTVKGSGPNPVTDVLHLTGLWGMGFLLGSLAVRPLVQIGKLRAFQPWKKILGLLGFFYGLIHSLIYMALDQGWDWGELADDFTKRVHIRFGMIALVLLIPLALTSSLWAQKKLGRKWKTLHQLVFPAVLLIGLHYMLARKAGYGEASWALALAALFIILRWKPLAQKAQKLLKR is encoded by the coding sequence ATGCGATATTTCGGGTGGTCACTGGGACTCGTGCCTATTCTATGGCTGACTTATGTTTTCACGGTCAAAGGCAGCGGTCCCAATCCCGTGACCGATGTTCTGCATCTGACTGGTCTTTGGGGTATGGGCTTTCTGCTGGGCAGTCTGGCTGTTCGTCCGCTTGTGCAGATTGGAAAGTTGCGCGCCTTCCAGCCCTGGAAAAAAATTCTGGGGCTCCTGGGTTTTTTCTATGGGCTGATTCACTCGCTGATTTACATGGCTTTGGATCAAGGCTGGGACTGGGGCGAGCTGGCCGATGATTTTACCAAGCGTGTGCATATTCGCTTTGGAATGATAGCGCTGGTGCTTTTGATTCCTTTGGCTCTGACGTCGAGCCTCTGGGCGCAGAAAAAGTTGGGACGTAAATGGAAGACGCTGCATCAGCTCGTGTTCCCGGCTGTGCTCCTGATTGGTCTTCACTACATGCTGGCGCGGAAGGCGGGATATGGAGAGGCATCGTGGGCCCTGGCGCTTGCTGCGCTCTTCATCATACTCCGTTGGAAACCCCTGGCCCAGAAGGCCCAAAAGCTCCTTAAGCGCTGA
- a CDS encoding class I SAM-dependent RNA methyltransferase — MNASYIAICSQDIIDATVQELESYGATKVEKGYKAVYFEADQELAYRLHLMLQTPSRILEVVRRGGAGSLAVVTNQARKVKWEEYFRPDSTYLVEGVAGDRGPTAPTATLISKAVRLGIEDAFKKMERPLPKVDLKDPKIKVVAFLLGGELTISVDSSGKSMHKRGYRGEGHPAPIKEILAAGLLRLAGYDGSQNLYDPMCGSGTIVIEGAFMALEKAPLIHRKKGQFGFENFAKFDAQLWRKVQDACREQRLSEPKAGLFASDISRNYIDAARENALRARVEKYIQFRSGSFFDLKAPAESGLLISNFPYGERIGKRDEEELINFYKKVGDTLKQKYAGWTAALLVGEDTPYKFIGLRPRRKIPIDNGGIPCRLLIFNLYAGKKYSDQDQQDADAE; from the coding sequence TTGAACGCTTCCTATATCGCAATCTGCTCGCAAGACATCATCGACGCCACGGTCCAGGAACTCGAAAGCTATGGTGCCACCAAAGTCGAAAAAGGCTATAAAGCCGTCTACTTCGAGGCCGATCAGGAGCTCGCGTATCGCCTGCATCTCATGCTGCAAACGCCCAGTCGCATCCTGGAAGTCGTGCGCCGTGGAGGAGCGGGAAGTCTGGCAGTTGTGACGAATCAAGCTCGCAAGGTCAAGTGGGAAGAGTACTTCCGTCCCGACAGCACCTACCTCGTTGAAGGGGTTGCGGGTGATCGTGGCCCCACAGCGCCCACCGCAACGCTGATTAGCAAAGCTGTGCGCCTGGGCATCGAAGATGCGTTCAAGAAGATGGAGCGGCCTTTGCCCAAGGTCGATCTGAAAGATCCCAAAATCAAGGTCGTCGCCTTTTTGCTCGGCGGGGAATTAACCATTAGCGTCGATTCCTCGGGGAAATCCATGCACAAGCGCGGCTATCGCGGTGAAGGTCACCCGGCGCCGATCAAGGAAATCCTTGCCGCCGGACTCCTGCGCCTCGCCGGTTATGATGGTTCGCAGAACCTCTATGACCCGATGTGCGGCAGCGGCACGATCGTGATCGAAGGCGCGTTCATGGCTTTGGAAAAGGCGCCTTTGATCCACCGGAAAAAAGGCCAGTTTGGCTTCGAAAATTTTGCGAAGTTTGATGCACAGCTGTGGCGCAAGGTTCAGGACGCTTGCCGTGAGCAGCGTCTGAGTGAGCCCAAAGCCGGGCTTTTCGCCAGCGACATCAGCCGCAATTATATAGACGCCGCGCGTGAAAACGCCCTGAGGGCGCGCGTGGAAAAATACATTCAGTTCCGCAGCGGTTCCTTCTTCGATCTGAAAGCACCCGCTGAAAGCGGTCTTTTGATCAGCAACTTTCCTTATGGCGAGCGTATCGGCAAGAGGGATGAAGAGGAGCTCATCAATTTTTATAAGAAGGTGGGTGACACCTTAAAGCAAAAATACGCAGGCTGGACCGCAGCGCTGTTGGTCGGAGAAGACACTCCCTATAAGTTCATCGGCCTGCGCCCCCGCAGAAAGATTCCGATCGACAACGGCGGCATTCCCTGCCGGCTTTTGATTTTCAATCTTTATGCCGGCAAGAAATATAGCGATCAGGACCAGCAGGACGCGGACGCAGAATAA
- a CDS encoding DUF4382 domain-containing protein → MLKDIVNIMKAAVCVLVIDACGGTLGGNPEITDPDSQQPPDPAKSPALTFSITDAPVEEARHVYISVESIQVAQAEGSWISIPLETDAEIDLLQLQNGATELLASIEDLPAGTYTQTRLILAEEAPGRLVDNEGVEHSLVIPSGSESGLKLMTSFTKVDGEPMAFTIDFDLRKSIKSAGNGSKSKYLLKPVLRMTDDRKSGSAAGEGENGSVVCVYADGATKDSDDSCENAITSTTVKNGQFKLAFLEPGTYDLRVFRNKTAVGDVDDVVVKAGSSDNNDEDTKVKLP, encoded by the coding sequence ATGCTGAAGGATATAGTCAACATCATGAAGGCCGCAGTGTGCGTGCTCGTTATCGACGCCTGTGGAGGAACCCTTGGCGGCAATCCCGAAATAACGGATCCTGATAGCCAGCAGCCTCCTGATCCTGCAAAGTCTCCGGCCCTGACCTTCTCGATCACCGATGCCCCGGTGGAAGAGGCGCGGCATGTGTATATCTCTGTGGAAAGCATTCAGGTTGCGCAGGCTGAAGGCAGCTGGATCAGCATTCCTTTGGAAACTGATGCGGAAATCGACCTGCTGCAGCTGCAGAACGGAGCCACCGAGCTGCTGGCCTCCATCGAGGATCTACCGGCTGGAACCTATACCCAGACCCGTTTAATCCTGGCCGAGGAAGCCCCTGGACGCCTGGTTGATAACGAGGGCGTGGAACACTCGCTCGTGATTCCAAGCGGCTCGGAGTCGGGCTTGAAACTTATGACCAGCTTTACCAAGGTTGATGGCGAGCCCATGGCCTTCACGATCGACTTCGACCTGCGCAAGTCCATCAAGTCCGCCGGCAACGGCAGCAAGAGCAAATATCTTCTGAAACCCGTCCTGCGCATGACCGACGACCGCAAGTCCGGCAGCGCCGCGGGTGAAGGTGAGAACGGTTCCGTGGTCTGCGTTTACGCCGATGGCGCGACCAAGGACAGCGATGACTCCTGTGAAAACGCCATCACCTCGACCACTGTTAAGAATGGTCAGTTCAAGCTCGCCTTCCTTGAGCCTGGAACCTATGACCTGCGAGTCTTCCGTAACAAGACTGCGGTCGGTGACGTCGATGACGTCGTGGTCAAAGCGGGAAGCAGCGATAATAATGACGAGGATACAAAGGTCAAACTGCCTTAA
- a CDS encoding aspartate kinase: protein MSLFIQKYGGTSVGTLERIRSVAEHIAATYRQGHRLVIVVSAMGQQTDELLDMALALSPEPPQREVDMLLSVGERISMSLLAIALNDMKVPTVSFTGSQSGILTDDTHGNAKIQRILGDRIRKALDANKLVIVAGFQGMSEAGKEITTLGRGGSDLTAIALAHTLKADRCQIYKDVDGVCSADPRLVPAAKVMPTMSWDSLSHLTWYGSGVVHNRGVHLAKKFQIPLEIRSSFNLETPGTLVGESRTVEKAVVHAITHRKDLSWIRLLGCEAGTISPVLTYLYTLGEHPLFVQQQETDQGFTMDLVLGSKFKDKLAAFLQKEAPAAKIIERGHGLACITLVGDGFWQQPELLARMVQSLGRKPLLFDCKNAFANLLIPQENLEASLRALHHDLIEAVVL, encoded by the coding sequence TTGAGTCTTTTCATACAAAAGTATGGCGGCACGTCCGTGGGCACGTTGGAGCGCATTCGCAGCGTCGCTGAACACATTGCCGCCACGTATCGTCAGGGTCATCGTCTGGTCATCGTCGTCAGTGCCATGGGTCAGCAAACGGACGAGCTTCTCGATATGGCTCTGGCTTTAAGCCCGGAGCCGCCGCAGCGGGAAGTGGATATGCTGCTGTCGGTTGGTGAGCGCATCAGCATGTCGCTGCTCGCCATTGCTTTGAACGACATGAAGGTGCCGACCGTTTCCTTTACGGGTTCGCAGAGCGGCATCCTCACCGATGATACGCATGGCAACGCCAAGATTCAAAGGATCCTCGGCGATCGCATTCGCAAAGCGCTCGATGCGAATAAACTCGTCATCGTTGCGGGATTCCAGGGCATGTCTGAGGCCGGCAAAGAGATCACCACGCTGGGTCGCGGCGGATCGGATCTGACTGCTATCGCTCTGGCCCATACGCTGAAAGCCGATCGCTGCCAGATCTATAAGGATGTGGATGGGGTTTGCTCGGCGGATCCGCGCCTTGTTCCGGCTGCGAAGGTGATGCCGACCATGAGCTGGGATAGCCTCAGCCACCTGACCTGGTATGGGTCCGGTGTGGTGCATAACCGCGGCGTTCACCTCGCCAAGAAATTTCAAATTCCGCTCGAGATTCGCTCGAGTTTCAATCTGGAAACCCCAGGAACCCTGGTAGGGGAGAGCAGGACCGTGGAAAAAGCCGTTGTTCACGCCATCACGCATCGCAAGGATCTGAGCTGGATCCGCCTTCTCGGTTGCGAAGCCGGAACGATCAGTCCGGTCCTTACGTACCTCTACACTCTGGGTGAACATCCGCTTTTCGTGCAGCAGCAGGAGACGGATCAGGGTTTCACCATGGACCTCGTGCTCGGCAGTAAATTCAAAGACAAGCTCGCCGCCTTTTTGCAAAAGGAGGCACCTGCTGCGAAGATCATCGAACGCGGCCATGGCCTCGCCTGCATCACGCTCGTCGGCGATGGATTCTGGCAGCAGCCTGAACTCCTGGCCCGCATGGTGCAAAGCCTTGGCCGCAAGCCTTTGCTGTTCGACTGTAAAAACGCATTTGCGAATCTTCTTATCCCTCAGGAAAATCTGGAGGCGAGCCTGCGCGCTCTGCATCATGATTTGATTGAGGCGGTTGTTCTGTAG
- the ald gene encoding alanine dehydrogenase, which produces MIIGVPKEIKNRENRVAIVPGGVKMLVDAGHRVLVEKSAGLGAGIPDEKYLAAGATMIGSAAEIWGSADMIIKVKEPIAQEFALMRKGQILYTYLHLAAAQELGHELVKRGVNSIAYETIQLANGSLPLLTPMSEVAGRMSVQVGAQCLQKHSGGKGLLLGGVPGVRRGRVSIVGGGVVGVHAAKMAIGLGARVTILDVNAARLAYLDDIFGHDIDTMMSNPENIADAVAESDLVVGAVLIAGAKAPRLVTRDMVRTMEPGSAIVDVAIDQGGCIETIRPTTHDNPVFVEENVLHYGVTNIPGDVPKTSTYALTNVTLKYAMELANKGLEKALRDSPALTLGLNTYQGKVTYGAVAEALGLPYERVTF; this is translated from the coding sequence ATGATCATCGGTGTTCCCAAGGAAATTAAGAACCGCGAGAATCGAGTGGCCATCGTTCCAGGTGGCGTAAAAATGTTGGTGGACGCAGGCCATCGAGTGTTGGTCGAAAAAAGTGCCGGTCTCGGCGCTGGGATCCCTGACGAAAAATATTTGGCCGCCGGGGCCACGATGATCGGATCCGCCGCAGAAATCTGGGGCAGCGCCGACATGATCATCAAAGTGAAAGAGCCGATCGCGCAGGAATTCGCCCTGATGCGCAAAGGCCAGATTCTTTATACCTACCTTCACCTCGCAGCGGCTCAGGAACTGGGTCATGAACTGGTGAAGCGCGGCGTGAACTCGATCGCCTATGAAACCATTCAGCTCGCCAACGGCTCCTTGCCCTTGCTGACGCCGATGAGTGAAGTCGCCGGCCGCATGTCGGTCCAGGTCGGTGCGCAGTGCCTCCAGAAGCATTCCGGTGGCAAAGGCCTTCTGCTCGGCGGCGTTCCCGGTGTGCGTCGCGGTCGCGTTTCGATCGTGGGCGGCGGCGTTGTCGGCGTGCATGCCGCGAAGATGGCGATCGGCCTGGGCGCTCGCGTCACCATCCTCGATGTGAATGCCGCGCGCCTTGCTTATCTTGATGATATCTTCGGCCATGACATCGACACCATGATGTCGAACCCTGAAAATATCGCCGACGCTGTTGCGGAATCTGACCTCGTCGTCGGTGCGGTTCTGATCGCCGGTGCGAAAGCCCCGCGCCTTGTGACCCGTGACATGGTTCGTACGATGGAGCCAGGTTCGGCTATCGTCGACGTTGCGATCGACCAGGGCGGCTGTATTGAAACGATTCGTCCCACCACGCACGACAATCCCGTGTTCGTGGAAGAAAACGTTCTGCACTACGGTGTGACGAACATTCCGGGTGACGTTCCCAAGACTTCGACCTATGCGCTCACCAACGTGACGCTGAAATATGCGATGGAACTCGCGAACAAAGGCCTCGAAAAGGCTCTGCGCGATTCGCCGGCTTTGACTTTGGGACTCAACACCTATCAAGGCAAGGTCACGTACGGTGCGGTTGCGGAAGCCCTCGGTCTTCCCTATGAGCGCGTAACTTTCTAA